One Cucurbita pepo subsp. pepo cultivar mu-cu-16 chromosome LG07, ASM280686v2, whole genome shotgun sequence genomic region harbors:
- the LOC111798936 gene encoding protein MULTIPOLAR SPINDLE 1 — MSVADARSQMPVASGGIDDRSLKLAIAISLLRSKAIQKQQKQPVVSNPPSDSDALRWKQKAKERKQELIRLREDLKQAEDASHDDLFSQNATCKCFFFDNLAKSNPKRLEHDIDNRFNDVLRRRFLRQVRYRERRRKLDSGVHRKRLLDFNEVDEVEHLRSSVDFLVELCDTFSPVGEATFKIWAHQAVNFILASLKDLLPRGRNVELIEGIVTSLIMRLIRRMCSPLKDESENSVFNTRFYTQQLVRELGREPFIGQRAVISVSQRISAAGESLLFMDPFDDNFPSLHESLFIMIQLIEFLISDYLLIWSKDENFNSLLFEEWVTSILHAKKALKLLESRNGLYLLYMDRVTGELANQVSNIQGLRELKPDILDDLVH, encoded by the exons ATGTCAGTCGCCGACGCCCGGAGTCAAATGCCGGTGGCAAGCGGGGGAATCGATGATCGGTCACTTAAGCTCGCCATAGCCATATCTCTTCTTCGCTCCAAGGCCATTCAGAAGCAGCAGAAGCAGCCTGTCGTCTCCAATCCTCCTTCCGATTCCGACGCTCTCCGATGGAAGCAAAAG GCTAAGGAGAGGAAGCAAGAGCTTATTAGGCTGAGAGAAGATCTGAAGCAAGCTGAAG ATGCTTCGCATGATGATTTGTTTTCCCAAAACGCCACTTGCAagtgttttttctttgataatcTGGCGAAATCGAACCCTAAGCGGCTCGAACATGATATAGATAACAGATTTAATGATGTCTTACGCCGGAGATTTCTCAGGCAAG TGCGTTATAGGGAACGGAGGAGAAAACTAGACAGTGGAGTTCATCGGAAGCGACTTTTAG ACTTCAATGAAGTTGATGAAGTTGAGCATCTTCGATCTTCAGTGGATTTTCTTGTGGAGCTTTGCGACACTTTTTCTCCG GTAGGGGAGGCCACCTTCAAAATTTGGGCTCATCAAGCGGTTAATTTCATTCTAG CTTCATTGAAGGATCTTCTACCAAGGGGAAGGAACGTGGAGCTTATTGAAGGAATTGTTACAAGCTTGATAATGCGTTTAATCAGAAGAATGTGTTCTCCTCTGAAAGATG AATCAGAAAACTCTGTCTTCAACACCCGATTCTATACACAGCAGTTGGTCCGCGAACTTGGACGTGAACCGTTCATAGGGCAACGGGCAGTAATTTCTGTGTCCCAAAGAATTTCTGCTGCGGGAGAGAGTTTGCTCTTTATGGATCCATTCGATGACAATTTTCCCAGCTTACATGAAAGCTTGTTCATAAT GATACAACTTATTGAGTTTCTGATATCGGACTACTTACTGATCTGGTCGAAGGATGAAAACTTCAACAGCT TGCTGTTCGAAGAGTGGGTGACATCCATTCTACACGCCAAGAAAGCTTTAAAACTCTTGGAAAGCAGAAATGGGCTTTACTTACTATACATGGACCGTGTCACCGGTGAGTTGGCTAATCAAGTTAGCAACATTCAGGGACTCCGGGAGCTCAAGCCAGACATTCTAGACGACTTAGTTCACTGA
- the LOC111798045 gene encoding translation initiation factor IF3-4, chloroplastic-like: MAGLTGRFPFKPLLSHSSATPTTSASAPSSSATATPIRTSLSPLPLSSSKSNAFRFRLHNSNSLHLVFTTSTRSTVVAQYGGGSRPSGPADSKRFDDGLGVDISAIRSNTVRLIDAQQNMVGIVSKAQAIQMADDAELDLVVLSPDADPPVVRIMDYSKYRYEQQKKKRGQQKKSAATRMDLKELKMGYNIDQHDYSVRLKAARKFLKDGDKVKVIVNLKGRENAFKNIAIELIRRFQEEIGELATEEAKNLRDRNMFIVLAPNKAVLQKAQEPPKVKDNLVVNEVSASV, from the exons ATGGCTGGGCTCACCGGCAGATTTCCTTTCAAACCTCTCTTATCCCATTCCTCCGCCACGCCCACCACCTCTGCCTCCGCGccctcctcctccgccaccGCCACTCCCATCCGGACCTCACTTTCCCCTCTCCCCCTCTCCTCCTCCAAGTCCAATGCCTTCAGATTCCGCCTTCACAACTCCAATTCTCTGCATCTCGTCTTCACAACTTCAACTCGTAGTACTGTAGTTGCTCAATACGGCGGTGGTTCTCGGCCTTCAGGACCGGCGGATTCTAAGCGCTTTGACGATGGTCTTGGTGTCGATATTTCCGCCATTAG ATCGAATACCGTGAGGCTTATCGATGCACAACAGAACATG gttGGAATCGTGTCGAAGGCTCAGGCCATTCAAATGGCTGATGACGCTGAACTTGATTTG GTTGTATTATCACCTGATGCAGATCCTCCAGTTGTCAGAATAATGGATTACAG TAAATATAGGTATGAacagcaaaagaagaaaaggggaCAACAGAAGAAGAGTGCTG CAACTCGCATGGATTTAAAAGAGCTTAAAATGGG TTACAACATCGACCAACATGATTACTCTGTCCGTTTGAAAGCTGCAAGGAAGTTTTTGAAAGATGGAGATAAG GTTAAAGTTATAGTGAACTTGAAAGGTCGTGAGAATGCGTTCAAGAACATAGCAATTGAGCTCATCAGACGTTTTCAGGAAGAGATTGGGGAG CTTGCAACTGAAGAGGCCAAGAACTTAAGAGACAGGAATATGTTTATTGTTCTAGCTCCTAACAAGGCTGTTCTACAGAAGGCTCAAGAACCCCCCAAGGTAAAAGACAACCTTGTAGTTAATGAAGTTTCTGCCAGTGTTTAA